A single window of Rhizobium indicum DNA harbors:
- a CDS encoding DUF2177 family protein yields the protein MKTSLLAYAGTFLTLLVCDGIWLGLIARNFYRDQLGALMLPSPNLAVGALFYLFFAAAVVVLAVLPALSTGSITTAFLHGAILGLAAYGTYDITNLATLRNWPLAMSLVDMAWGTALTALTAAGGYLTIRFFG from the coding sequence ATGAAGACATCACTGCTCGCCTATGCCGGCACCTTTCTCACCCTTCTCGTCTGCGACGGGATATGGCTCGGCCTCATCGCCCGCAACTTCTACCGCGACCAACTGGGAGCGCTGATGCTGCCCTCGCCCAATCTTGCGGTCGGCGCACTGTTCTACCTTTTCTTCGCCGCCGCGGTGGTTGTGCTTGCCGTGCTGCCGGCCCTATCGACAGGCTCGATCACCACCGCGTTTCTCCACGGTGCCATTCTGGGACTGGCAGCCTATGGCACTTATGACATCACCAATCTTGCCACGCTTCGCAACTGGCCGCTCGCCATGAGCCTGGTCGACATGGCCTGGGGCACGGCTCTGACGGCGCTGACCGCCGCCGGCGGATATCTTACCATCAGATTTTTTGGCTGA
- a CDS encoding pilus protein PilZ encodes MTMLRATHLATVKSAVYDLRWEEFSVKRPARIVAVRPCLTGVSMRSAEIIDISQGGATFIVSTTAGLPKHYYLNILGLAYRIGCAEVYRHKERIGVRFINIMDPEVLRRVVRTDFLVGNMEAIAARRAPIFRA; translated from the coding sequence ATGACTATGCTCCGCGCCACACACCTTGCCACGGTCAAGTCCGCTGTCTACGACCTGCGCTGGGAAGAATTCAGCGTCAAACGGCCAGCCCGCATCGTCGCCGTCCGGCCGTGCCTCACAGGCGTCTCCATGCGAAGCGCCGAGATCATCGATATCTCCCAGGGCGGCGCCACCTTCATCGTCTCGACCACGGCCGGCCTGCCGAAGCATTATTATCTCAACATTCTTGGCCTCGCCTACCGGATCGGCTGCGCGGAGGTCTATCGCCATAAGGAACGCATCGGGGTGCGGTTCATCAACATCATGGACCCCGAGGTTCTGCGCCGCGTCGTCCGTACCGATTTCCTTGTCGGCAACATGGAAGCAATCGCTGCCCGACGCGCGCCGATCTTCCGCGCCTGA
- a CDS encoding pyridoxal phosphate-dependent aminotransferase: protein MSAFSCFTPLASALPSTVPFVGPEAIERQRGLVVSARIGANENGFGPAASVFAAMREEAGNIWKYNDPENFALREALAAHLGISAANIAIGSGIDELLGQIVRLVIEPGAPVVTSLGAYPTFNFHVAGFGGRLVTVPYANDREDLDGLLDAVKRENAPLVYFANPDNPMGSWWDADSIVAFARALPETTLMVLDEAYSETGPAGSLPSISSLIELPNVVRTRTFSKAYGLAGSRTGYAISTAGTAQAFDKIRNHFGMNRLATAAALAALKDQAYLVEVVGKIHAARERIGGIARANGLVPLPSATNFVAIDTGRDGAYARSIVDGLIEHGVFIRMPGVAPLNRCIRISVGPEADMALLEQALPQVLKQIGR, encoded by the coding sequence ATGTCCGCCTTTTCGTGCTTTACACCTCTTGCCAGCGCCCTGCCCTCCACAGTCCCCTTCGTCGGCCCCGAGGCGATCGAGCGCCAGCGCGGACTTGTCGTTTCGGCGCGCATCGGCGCCAATGAGAACGGCTTCGGCCCAGCAGCTTCCGTGTTTGCGGCGATGCGCGAGGAGGCCGGCAATATCTGGAAATACAATGACCCGGAGAATTTCGCGCTCAGGGAAGCGCTTGCCGCCCATCTCGGCATCTCGGCCGCCAATATCGCCATCGGCAGCGGCATCGACGAATTGCTCGGCCAGATCGTCCGGCTGGTGATCGAGCCGGGCGCGCCCGTCGTTACCTCGCTCGGCGCCTATCCGACCTTCAATTTCCATGTCGCCGGCTTCGGCGGTCGGCTGGTGACCGTTCCCTACGCAAACGACCGCGAGGATCTCGACGGGCTGCTCGATGCGGTGAAACGCGAGAATGCGCCGCTCGTCTATTTCGCCAATCCCGACAATCCGATGGGAAGCTGGTGGGATGCCGACAGCATCGTCGCTTTCGCCCGTGCGCTGCCCGAGACGACGCTGATGGTGCTCGACGAGGCCTATAGCGAGACGGGGCCGGCAGGTTCGCTGCCGTCGATCTCCTCGCTCATCGAGCTGCCGAACGTCGTTCGCACCCGCACGTTCTCCAAGGCTTACGGACTTGCCGGCTCACGCACCGGCTACGCGATCTCGACGGCAGGCACGGCGCAGGCCTTCGACAAGATCCGCAATCATTTCGGCATGAACCGGCTGGCAACGGCTGCAGCGCTCGCCGCCCTCAAGGACCAGGCCTATCTCGTCGAGGTGGTCGGGAAAATCCATGCGGCGCGGGAGCGGATCGGCGGCATCGCCCGGGCGAACGGCCTCGTCCCCCTGCCCTCGGCAACAAATTTCGTGGCGATCGACACAGGGCGCGACGGCGCTTATGCGCGGTCGATCGTCGACGGCCTGATAGAGCACGGCGTCTTCATCCGCATGCCTGGTGTGGCGCCCCTCAACCGCTGCATCCGCATCAGCGTCGGGCCGGAGGCGGATATGGCGCTGCTCGAACAGGCTCTGCCGCAGGTTCTGAAACAGATCGGCCGATAA
- a CDS encoding sel1 repeat family protein: MARFEMHNAETATMGGDNNSADVFCEMGLMYATGRGCEVDLVAAHKWLNIAAIKGNDRAAELRADVAAAMDKMQLAAALRAAREWMTVH, from the coding sequence ATGGCACGCTTTGAAATGCACAATGCTGAAACGGCCACCATGGGTGGCGACAACAACAGCGCCGATGTCTTCTGCGAAATGGGTCTGATGTATGCGACCGGCCGCGGCTGCGAAGTCGATCTCGTTGCAGCCCACAAATGGCTGAACATCGCCGCAATCAAGGGCAACGACCGCGCCGCCGAGCTTCGTGCCGACGTGGCCGCCGCCATGGACAAGATGCAGCTCGCAGCAGCGCTGCGCGCCGCCCGCGAGTGGATGACGGTTCACTAG
- a CDS encoding DUF2147 domain-containing protein, which yields MIRSFVLAGFITVIAGIAHAEEPIVGNWKTAAGDTAVIASCGGSYCVTLKTGKYAGRKIGTLAGTGGSYAGEITDPAAEKTYSGSGKISGNSLRMQGCVMKILCKSQTWTRL from the coding sequence ATGATCCGCAGCTTCGTTCTCGCCGGCTTCATAACAGTCATCGCGGGTATCGCGCATGCCGAGGAGCCGATCGTCGGCAACTGGAAGACGGCCGCCGGCGATACGGCGGTGATCGCATCCTGCGGCGGCAGTTACTGCGTGACGCTGAAGACCGGTAAATATGCCGGCCGGAAGATCGGCACGCTTGCGGGAACCGGCGGCAGCTATGCCGGCGAGATCACCGACCCGGCCGCCGAGAAGACCTATAGCGGCTCGGGCAAGATTTCCGGCAATTCGCTGAGGATGCAGGGCTGCGTGATGAAGATCCTCTGCAAGTCACAGACCTGGACGCGGCTCTGA
- a CDS encoding CopG family ribbon-helix-helix protein, with amino-acid sequence MAGSTTMTIRVRPDVKEKLDRIAADTQRSKSFLAGEAVAAYVERELEIIEGIKRGMADAEAERVIPHEQAVAEMRKVIADAKRRKTPRG; translated from the coding sequence ATGGCCGGCAGCACGACCATGACAATTCGGGTCCGCCCCGACGTAAAAGAAAAGCTCGACAGGATTGCGGCCGACACGCAACGCAGCAAATCATTCCTCGCTGGCGAGGCCGTAGCGGCCTATGTGGAGCGCGAGCTTGAAATCATCGAGGGTATCAAGCGCGGCATGGCCGATGCGGAAGCTGAGCGCGTTATACCGCACGAGCAGGCTGTCGCCGAAATGCGTAAGGTCATCGCGGATGCCAAGCGTAGGAAAACCCCGCGCGGATGA
- a CDS encoding type II toxin-antitoxin system RelE/ParE family toxin, which yields MRPVLWSKEAHQDNLEILRYIAKNNPDAAERVVDAIEDAGKKLGEFATGRPGRITGTYEKSLTRLPYIISYELRSVAGRESVVILRVIHTARDWPAED from the coding sequence ATGAGGCCGGTTCTTTGGTCGAAGGAAGCACATCAGGATAATCTGGAAATTCTGCGTTACATCGCAAAGAACAACCCCGATGCGGCCGAAAGGGTTGTGGACGCCATCGAGGATGCCGGCAAGAAACTTGGCGAATTTGCAACCGGTCGGCCAGGACGAATAACTGGCACTTATGAAAAATCCCTCACCCGGCTCCCCTACATAATTTCCTATGAGCTGCGGTCGGTCGCGGGACGCGAAAGCGTCGTCATCTTGCGGGTGATCCATACCGCGCGGGATTGGCCGGCCGAAGACTAG
- a CDS encoding AMP nucleosidase has protein sequence MNKRISLLSPLDTSSPPPFQPQSFDDPAKAVETLTALYERNTAFLIESFSELAQGAPISSRYRAFYPQVSIETTSYGHVDSRLSYGHVTAPGIYTTTVTRPKLFKHYLKEQLSLLMKSHNVPIVVSESSTPIPLHFAFGEGAHVEASTNAFVDVPMRDIFDTPDLNTTDDEIANGEYIPPPGEPSPLAPFTAQRIDYSLARLSHYTATHAEHFQNFVLFTNYQFYIDEFCGWARKLMAEGGDGYTAFVEPGNVVTLPGSNAPETDSALTRLPQMPAYHLKKKGHAGITMINIGVGPSNAKTITDHVAVLRPHAWLMLGHCAGLRNSQRLGDYVLAHAYMREDHVLDDDLPVWVPIPALAEVQVALEAAVAEITGYEGFELKRIMRTGTVGTIDNRNWELRDQRGPVKRLSQARAIALDMESATIAANGFRFRVPYGTLLCVSDKPLHGELKLPGMATAFYRTQVNQHLQIGIRAVQKLAAMPKEALHSRKLRSFFETAFQ, from the coding sequence ATGAACAAACGAATCTCCCTTTTGTCGCCCCTCGACACATCCTCTCCACCGCCTTTCCAGCCCCAGAGCTTCGACGATCCGGCCAAGGCGGTCGAGACGCTGACAGCGCTTTACGAGCGCAACACGGCGTTCCTGATCGAGAGCTTCAGCGAACTTGCGCAGGGCGCGCCGATCTCCTCGCGCTACCGCGCATTTTATCCGCAGGTCAGCATTGAGACGACAAGCTACGGCCATGTCGATTCGCGGCTTTCCTACGGTCATGTCACGGCACCCGGCATCTACACGACGACCGTCACCCGGCCGAAGCTCTTCAAGCATTACCTCAAGGAGCAACTGTCGCTGCTGATGAAGAGCCATAATGTTCCGATCGTCGTCTCAGAATCGTCGACGCCGATCCCGCTCCACTTCGCCTTCGGTGAGGGAGCGCATGTAGAAGCGTCGACCAACGCCTTCGTCGACGTTCCGATGCGCGATATCTTCGACACGCCCGACCTCAACACCACCGACGACGAGATCGCCAACGGCGAATATATCCCGCCGCCGGGAGAGCCCTCGCCGCTGGCGCCGTTCACCGCGCAACGCATCGATTATTCGCTCGCCCGGCTGTCGCATTATACGGCGACGCATGCGGAACATTTCCAGAATTTCGTGCTGTTCACCAACTACCAGTTCTATATCGACGAGTTCTGCGGCTGGGCGCGCAAGCTGATGGCGGAGGGCGGCGACGGCTATACCGCCTTCGTCGAGCCCGGCAATGTCGTCACCCTTCCCGGCTCGAACGCGCCGGAAACGGATTCCGCCCTCACCCGCCTGCCGCAGATGCCGGCCTACCATCTGAAGAAGAAGGGCCATGCCGGGATCACCATGATCAATATCGGCGTCGGCCCCTCCAACGCCAAGACGATCACCGACCACGTCGCCGTGCTGCGCCCGCATGCCTGGCTGATGCTCGGCCATTGCGCCGGTCTTCGCAACAGCCAGCGGCTCGGCGACTATGTTCTCGCCCACGCCTATATGCGTGAGGACCATGTTCTCGACGACGACCTGCCGGTCTGGGTGCCGATCCCGGCGCTGGCCGAAGTGCAGGTGGCGCTCGAAGCCGCCGTTGCCGAAATCACCGGCTATGAGGGTTTCGAGCTGAAGCGCATCATGCGCACCGGCACCGTCGGCACGATCGACAACCGCAACTGGGAACTCCGCGACCAGCGTGGGCCGGTGAAGCGGCTCTCCCAGGCGCGCGCGATCGCGCTCGACATGGAATCGGCAACGATCGCCGCCAACGGCTTCCGCTTCCGTGTGCCCTATGGCACGCTGCTCTGTGTCTCCGACAAGCCGCTGCACGGCGAATTGAAGCTGCCGGGCATGGCAACGGCCTTCTACCGCACGCAGGTCAACCAGCACCTGCAGATCGGCATCCGCGCCGTCCAGAAGCTTGCCGCCATGCCGAAGGAAGCGCTGCATTCACGCAAGCTGCGCAGCTTCTTCGAAACGGCCTTCCAATAG
- a CDS encoding YciI family protein — protein MKYLCQVWFDGGVLDAMTQEEKTELDTNSLNYDKDLVESGHMIVAQALQPPKSAVTVRVRNGETSVTDGPFAETKEALGGFILIEAKDLNEAIRIAAGIPLAMLGAIEVRPIHEFGAK, from the coding sequence ATGAAATATCTCTGTCAGGTCTGGTTCGATGGCGGGGTGCTCGACGCGATGACGCAAGAGGAGAAGACCGAACTCGACACCAATTCCTTGAACTATGACAAGGACCTCGTCGAAAGCGGGCATATGATCGTCGCCCAGGCGTTGCAGCCGCCAAAATCGGCGGTGACCGTACGGGTGCGCAATGGCGAGACGTCGGTGACGGACGGTCCCTTCGCCGAGACGAAGGAGGCGCTCGGCGGCTTTATCCTGATCGAGGCCAAGGATCTCAACGAAGCGATCCGCATTGCCGCGGGCATCCCGCTCGCCATGCTCGGCGCGATCGAAGTGCGGCCAATCCACGAATTCGGAGCTAAGTGA
- a CDS encoding YciI family protein, giving the protein MKFLCQIWFDTEKSKLVPQTEWDALTQECIISDNRWRESGHLLVALALHEPSTAITVRLRNGDVSATDGPFAEIKEHLGGFVLIEAENIDEAKTIVSSFPILKYCSIEVRPTYAIQDGK; this is encoded by the coding sequence ATGAAATTTCTATGCCAGATCTGGTTCGACACGGAAAAAAGCAAGCTGGTCCCTCAGACCGAATGGGATGCGCTGACACAGGAGTGCATCATCAGCGACAATCGCTGGCGCGAGAGCGGTCATCTGCTGGTGGCGCTCGCCTTGCATGAACCGTCAACAGCGATCACGGTCCGCCTGCGCAATGGCGACGTCTCTGCGACCGATGGCCCATTTGCCGAAATCAAAGAGCACCTCGGCGGTTTTGTGCTGATCGAAGCCGAGAATATCGACGAGGCGAAGACGATCGTGTCGAGTTTTCCGATCCTCAAATATTGCTCGATCGAAGTGCGCCCGACCTACGCTATCCAGGATGGGAAATAG
- a CDS encoding YciI family protein, whose protein sequence is MRYICLIYNSTDTDGTLTPDETDELIKAHFAFDEELCRDGIMIHSDALEMPDKATVLRVRNNTLSATDGPYVETKEHLAGFYVIEAPDVMIAREIAGRIPSARFGAVELRPVRILTLPD, encoded by the coding sequence ATGCGCTACATCTGCCTGATTTATAACAGCACCGACACCGACGGAACGCTGACGCCTGATGAAACCGACGAACTTATCAAAGCGCATTTCGCTTTTGATGAGGAGCTGTGCCGCGACGGCATCATGATCCACTCCGATGCCTTGGAGATGCCTGACAAGGCGACCGTGCTGCGCGTCCGCAACAACACGCTCTCCGCCACGGACGGCCCCTATGTCGAGACGAAGGAGCACCTGGCCGGCTTCTACGTCATCGAGGCGCCGGATGTGATGATAGCCAGGGAGATTGCCGGACGGATCCCGTCGGCGCGTTTCGGCGCGGTCGAACTCCGGCCCGTGCGGATACTGACCCTGCCGGACTGA
- a CDS encoding RNA polymerase sigma factor: MESVIEEIYRTQSRRVLATLIRLLGDFDRAEEALHDAFAAATRTWPTDGIPGNPFAWLVSTGRFKAIDTIRRRARFDASQHHIEDSLYTPDATEIGDMEPIEDDMLRLIFTCCHPLIPADAQMAMALREICGLTTEEIAHAFLIPAPTVAQRIVRAKGRIRAAKIPYEVPGREALPPRLDRVLHVIYLVFNEGYSASSGEDVVRADLSAEAIRLARLLLTLLPHPDVSGLLALMLLQDSRRTARRVGDGSLVLLADQDRSLWDHAKITEGLALLAAAMEAGEIGTYTLQAAIAAEHARAPAAEETDWRRIAFYYDLLLSAQPSPIVELNRAVAIAMAEGPAKGLELVDAILERGELQAYHLAHSARADFLRRLGRRQEAITAYQTALSLCRQEPEQAFLRRRISELAATSERQ; this comes from the coding sequence TTGGAAAGTGTGATCGAGGAGATCTACCGAACGCAGTCGCGCCGGGTGCTGGCGACGCTGATCCGTCTGCTCGGCGATTTCGACCGGGCGGAGGAAGCGCTTCACGACGCCTTTGCCGCCGCCACCCGGACATGGCCGACAGACGGCATTCCCGGCAATCCCTTCGCCTGGCTCGTTTCCACTGGGCGCTTCAAGGCGATCGACACGATCAGGCGGCGGGCGCGTTTCGATGCTTCGCAGCATCACATCGAGGACAGCCTCTACACGCCCGACGCAACGGAGATCGGCGACATGGAACCGATCGAGGACGACATGCTGCGGCTGATCTTCACCTGCTGCCATCCGCTCATCCCGGCCGATGCGCAGATGGCGATGGCGCTCCGGGAAATCTGCGGACTGACCACCGAAGAGATCGCCCATGCCTTCCTCATTCCGGCGCCGACGGTGGCCCAGCGGATCGTGCGCGCCAAAGGCAGGATCCGGGCGGCGAAGATCCCCTACGAGGTGCCGGGCCGCGAGGCGCTGCCGCCGCGGCTCGACCGCGTGCTGCACGTCATCTACCTCGTCTTCAACGAGGGCTATTCGGCCTCTTCCGGCGAGGACGTGGTCCGCGCCGACCTGAGCGCGGAGGCGATCCGTCTGGCGCGGCTGCTTCTGACGCTGCTGCCTCATCCAGACGTCTCCGGCCTACTGGCCTTGATGCTGCTGCAGGATTCCCGCCGCACCGCCCGCCGCGTCGGAGACGGATCGCTGGTGCTGCTTGCCGATCAGGACCGCTCGCTCTGGGATCATGCGAAGATTACGGAAGGCTTGGCGCTGCTCGCCGCGGCGATGGAAGCGGGAGAGATCGGCACCTATACGCTACAGGCGGCTATCGCCGCCGAACATGCCCGGGCGCCGGCTGCCGAAGAGACCGACTGGCGACGGATCGCCTTCTATTACGATCTGCTTCTATCAGCACAGCCCTCCCCGATCGTCGAGCTCAACCGCGCGGTGGCGATTGCCATGGCGGAGGGGCCGGCGAAGGGGCTGGAGCTGGTCGATGCCATTCTGGAACGCGGGGAGCTGCAGGCCTATCACCTCGCCCATTCGGCGCGCGCCGATTTCCTGCGCCGTCTCGGCCGGAGGCAAGAGGCGATCACCGCCTATCAAACAGCGCTGTCGCTCTGCCGGCAGGAGCCGGAACAAGCGTTTCTGAGAAGACGGATTTCAGAGCTTGCCGCGACGTCCGAGCGGCAGTGA
- a CDS encoding lysylphosphatidylglycerol synthase domain-containing protein, which translates to MKSSIVESRQSWFMRNRMTVLTVVIVAAYGLFIQWFWGWPVIIRQWADVGAGPVIGALVLLTSTYFLRTWRIYDYFPNETAGRFAVLFRVTQIHNLLNIMLPFRAGETSFPLLMRTEFGIPLTRGTSALFVMRLLDLHALLAAAGIGFAVASADAAVAWSLWTVFLLLPVAAFAARKPLLRLAARLLPNKAQKFVAEIENGLPLDSVAFARAWAMTIVNWLVKVMVLAWALGLMGVLPMAASFGGALGGELSSVLPMHAPGGVGTYPAGITAGAIALGASSERMALAALAQASVNAHLLIIVSALTGTAISLPLGRRGKL; encoded by the coding sequence ATGAAGAGTTCGATCGTTGAAAGCCGGCAATCCTGGTTTATGCGCAATCGCATGACCGTTCTGACGGTCGTCATCGTCGCAGCCTATGGCCTCTTCATCCAATGGTTCTGGGGTTGGCCTGTTATCATCAGGCAGTGGGCCGATGTCGGCGCAGGTCCGGTGATCGGTGCGCTGGTGCTGCTGACGAGCACCTATTTCCTGCGCACCTGGCGCATCTATGATTATTTCCCGAACGAGACAGCCGGCCGGTTCGCGGTCCTCTTCCGCGTCACGCAAATCCACAATCTGCTGAACATCATGCTGCCCTTCCGCGCCGGCGAGACCAGCTTTCCGCTGCTGATGCGCACCGAATTCGGCATTCCGCTGACGCGCGGAACCTCGGCGCTCTTCGTCATGCGGCTGCTCGACCTGCACGCGCTTCTGGCCGCCGCCGGCATCGGCTTTGCCGTCGCTTCAGCCGACGCGGCTGTTGCCTGGTCGCTCTGGACTGTCTTCCTGCTGCTGCCGGTCGCGGCCTTCGCCGCCCGCAAGCCGCTGCTGCGCCTGGCCGCCAGGCTGTTGCCGAACAAGGCGCAGAAATTCGTTGCCGAGATCGAAAACGGCTTGCCGCTCGATAGTGTCGCCTTTGCGCGCGCCTGGGCGATGACCATCGTCAACTGGCTGGTGAAGGTGATGGTGCTTGCCTGGGCGCTCGGCCTGATGGGCGTGCTGCCGATGGCGGCAAGCTTCGGCGGCGCGCTCGGCGGCGAGCTCTCCTCCGTGCTGCCGATGCATGCGCCAGGCGGCGTCGGCACTTATCCGGCCGGCATCACCGCCGGCGCCATCGCCCTGGGCGCCTCGAGCGAGCGGATGGCCTTGGCCGCGCTGGCGCAGGCAAGCGTCAATGCCCACCTGCTGATCATCGTCTCGGCGCTGACCGGCACCGCGATCTCACTGCCGCTCGGACGTCGCGGCAAGCTCTGA
- a CDS encoding ArnT family glycosyltransferase: MLERITKSITSASIFLAGYFLLNIALRIALPHTLDLDEAEQSFYSQYLLAGYGPQPPFYNWIQYAIVSVTGISMWVLSVPKNIILFGCYLFYGLAAREVLKSRSLAAVAMLSLITLPQVGLMAQRELTHTVALLFATSLFLFGFFRTLRQPTIGSYLLIGIATGIGLISKYNFAILPFAALIAVLPEREWRSRLIDWRLLPAAVLAILIVLPHALWLPDNLLSASAPTLERMTAEHLAPAGLPRIGQGLLSLVIAVLGFVALPIVLIAAAFRRDFFRALSSSSPMIRVIERMMAISLLAFVGVVLFAGASDIHERWLDPCLLVLLIYLFLKLETADIDLSAGLARFRPVVPVFMVVILSILLFRIVGIQYIGTYTRTNVPFSGYVAELTATRKPVLIVAGTKFVAGNMRLEFPDVPVVIPFFPGPGVPEYAAAKGPVLVIWRGETADDPTISPGFANDLVKSGIHLPELKTLTLPYLFGDGKRSFSIGYSWVEGGAK, translated from the coding sequence ATGTTGGAGCGGATTACCAAAAGCATTACAAGTGCAAGCATTTTCCTCGCAGGCTATTTCCTGCTGAACATCGCGCTTCGCATCGCCTTGCCGCATACGCTCGATCTCGACGAGGCGGAGCAATCCTTCTACTCGCAATACCTGCTTGCCGGCTATGGCCCGCAGCCGCCCTTCTACAACTGGATCCAATATGCCATCGTTTCGGTGACCGGCATATCGATGTGGGTGCTCTCGGTGCCGAAGAACATCATTCTCTTCGGCTGCTATCTCTTCTACGGGCTTGCTGCCCGCGAGGTGCTGAAGAGCCGTTCGCTCGCAGCCGTCGCCATGCTGAGCCTGATTACCCTGCCGCAGGTCGGCCTGATGGCACAGCGCGAACTGACCCATACGGTTGCCCTGCTGTTTGCAACCTCGCTCTTCCTCTTCGGTTTTTTCCGCACGCTGCGCCAGCCGACGATCGGGAGCTATCTCCTCATCGGCATCGCCACCGGCATCGGGCTCATCTCGAAGTATAATTTCGCCATCCTGCCCTTTGCCGCCCTCATCGCCGTGCTGCCGGAGCGGGAATGGCGCAGCCGTCTCATCGACTGGCGTTTGCTGCCGGCCGCCGTCCTTGCCATTCTGATCGTGCTGCCGCATGCGCTCTGGCTGCCTGACAATCTCCTCAGCGCGTCTGCACCGACGCTGGAGCGGATGACCGCCGAACACCTGGCGCCGGCCGGCCTTCCCCGCATCGGTCAAGGACTGCTGTCTCTCGTCATCGCCGTCCTCGGCTTCGTCGCATTGCCGATCGTTCTGATCGCGGCCGCCTTCCGGCGCGACTTCTTTCGCGCACTCTCCTCTTCCAGCCCGATGATCCGGGTGATCGAGCGGATGATGGCCATCAGCCTGCTCGCCTTCGTCGGCGTGGTCCTCTTCGCCGGCGCGAGCGATATCCACGAGCGCTGGCTCGACCCATGCCTGCTCGTCCTACTGATCTATCTGTTCTTGAAACTGGAAACCGCAGACATCGATCTTTCCGCCGGTCTTGCGCGCTTCCGGCCCGTGGTGCCGGTCTTCATGGTCGTCATCCTGTCGATCCTTCTTTTCCGGATCGTCGGCATTCAATATATCGGCACTTATACGAGAACGAACGTACCCTTTTCCGGCTACGTGGCTGAATTGACCGCGACCCGCAAGCCGGTTCTCATCGTGGCCGGAACCAAGTTCGTTGCCGGCAACATGCGGCTGGAGTTTCCCGACGTTCCCGTCGTGATCCCGTTCTTCCCCGGTCCCGGAGTTCCCGAATATGCGGCTGCGAAGGGGCCGGTTCTGGTTATCTGGCGCGGCGAGACCGCAGATGATCCAACAATTTCCCCCGGCTTCGCCAATGACCTCGTCAAATCGGGCATTCATCTGCCAGAGTTGAAGACGCTGACCCTGCCCTATCTCTTCGGTGACGGCAAACGCAGCTTCTCCATTGGTTACTCCTGGGTGGAAGGCGGCGCGAAATAG